GACGAACTTCAGCACGACGAGCACGATCAGCGCGTGCCCCACGATCCCGCCGGAGAGGATGGCGTCGATGTTGGTGTAGCCCACGCCCAGCGTGCGCGGCTCGATCCACCCGATCACCCCTACCGCCACCGCGCCGATGGCCGGCCACCACATCCAGTGCACGGGGATGCGCTCGAACGCGTCCTCCACCGCATAGACCAGACGCGTGATCCACGCCGCCAGCAGGCCGATCAGCGCGCCCAGGACGGCGTAGGAGGCCAGCGCCGCACCGCCCGGCTGTGCGACGGCGGGCATGGGGAAGACGGGCGAGGCGCCGTTCAACGCCAGCCGCACCCCCGTCGCCGCCGCGGCCGCCAGCGCGACGGGGACCACGGAGCGCGCGCGGTACTCGAACAGCAGCAGCTCGACGGCCAGGAGGACGGCGGAGACGGGGGATCCGAAGGTCGCCGCCATCCCGGCCGCGGCGCCGGCCGCCAGCAGCGTCTTGCGCTCGTCGGCGGTGATGCGGATCACCTGGCCGACCAGCGAGCCCAGCGCGCCGCCGGTGGCGATGATCGGCCCCTCCGCGCCGAAGGGGCCGCCGGTGCCGATCGCGACGGCTGCCGAGAGCGGCTTCAGGAACATCACCCGCGGGGGGATGCGGCTCTCGCCGTGGAGGACCTTCTCCATCACCTCCGGGATCCCGTGGCCGCGGATGGCCGCCGAGCCCCACCGCGCCATCACCCCCACCACCAGCGCGCCGAGGATGGGGACGACGATCACCCACGGGCCGAGGTGATGGCCCGCGGGCGAGGTGAAGCGCGCCTGCACCCGGCCGTAGAACGCCAGGTTGGTGATCAGGCCGATCAGCCGCGTCAGCAGCTCGGCCACGAACCCCGCGCAGATGGCCACGGCGATCGACACGCCGCAGATCGCCACCGTCCGCCGGTCCACCCGCGGATGCACGCGCGGGGCGCGCACCGCCGCCAGCGACGGGCCCAGCGACGGCGCCACCGCCAGCCCGTCGGCGGTCGCGCCCTCCCTCAGCCGCTCGGGTCGTCCCTCAGCCTCCATCTCCCGGTCCATCGTCCTCGAAGAACATGGGTGCCGGCTCGCCGGCGAACCCCGCGTCGCGCACCAGCGTTTCCAGCGCCTCGGCCAGCGCGTGCACCTGCTCGGGCGGCATCGCCTGCATCGCCGTGAGCATCCGGCTCTGTGCCGTGCGCGGGGCGCTCTGCACCAGCTGCCGCCCGCGCTCGGTGATGGTGATCTCCATCCGCCGCGCGTCGTCGGCCGAAGGCTCGCGCTTGGCGAAGCCGCGCTCCACCAGCCGCGAGACCACGGTGGACACCGAGCTCTGGTGCGTGCTG
The Longimicrobium sp. DNA segment above includes these coding regions:
- a CDS encoding MarR family transcriptional regulator, with the protein product MTERKTAAQEVTSVMNSLRALVRALRISTRAVEKEIGISGAQLFVLQQLHDAPARSVNELAERTSTHQSSVSTVVSRLVERGFAKREPSADDARRMEITITERGRQLVQSAPRTAQSRMLTAMQAMPPEQVHALAEALETLVRDAGFAGEPAPMFFEDDGPGDGG
- a CDS encoding chloride channel protein, with the translated sequence MDREMEAEGRPERLREGATADGLAVAPSLGPSLAAVRAPRVHPRVDRRTVAICGVSIAVAICAGFVAELLTRLIGLITNLAFYGRVQARFTSPAGHHLGPWVIVVPILGALVVGVMARWGSAAIRGHGIPEVMEKVLHGESRIPPRVMFLKPLSAAVAIGTGGPFGAEGPIIATGGALGSLVGQVIRITADERKTLLAAGAAAGMAATFGSPVSAVLLAVELLLFEYRARSVVPVALAAAAATGVRLALNGASPVFPMPAVAQPGGAALASYAVLGALIGLLAAWITRLVYAVEDAFERIPVHWMWWPAIGAVAVGVIGWIEPRTLGVGYTNIDAILSGGIVGHALIVLVVLKFVSWSVYLGSGTSGGTLAPLFTIGGGAGAAVGGVAAAAFPALGIDPHVAALVGMAAIFAGASHALLASVVFAFETTRQPMGLLPLLAGCSAAYLVSLLVSRTSIMTEKLARRGTEAGTEFVSDYLRHVRVGDTAARQVVSLRADDTLERVRAWLASHGAGTTHQGFPVVDAGGRLVGVVTRRDLLDLDAPVSRRIGELVKRPPVVAYEDNSLRDAADHMVAEGVGRLVVVSRDDPGELLGIISRSDLLNAHARRIEAARRTRVVLRRPLRRRRRSREGEAVDSSAER